One part of the Clostridia bacterium genome encodes these proteins:
- a CDS encoding thiazole synthase, whose amino-acid sequence MQKEDKFILGGREFTSRFILGSGKYDPELIDAAVKHAGTQMITLAVRRANSRGDGNIIEHIPKGVTLLPNTSGARNAEEAVRIARLARELGCGDFVKIEVIHDSKYLLPDNYETIKATEILAREGFLVMPYMYPDLNAARALRDAGAVSVMPLAAPIGSNKGLATREFIQILIDEIDLPIIVDAGIGRPSQACEAMEMGAAAIMANTAIATAGDIPAMAGAFKAAIEAGRAAYLSGLGRVISKGAVASSPLTGFLEE is encoded by the coding sequence ATGCAAAAAGAGGATAAGTTCATTTTGGGCGGACGTGAATTCACGTCGAGATTTATTCTGGGCTCGGGAAAATACGATCCGGAGCTTATAGACGCGGCCGTTAAGCACGCGGGCACGCAGATGATAACGCTTGCCGTGCGCCGCGCGAACAGCCGCGGCGACGGAAATATAATCGAGCACATACCGAAGGGTGTAACGCTCCTTCCTAACACCTCGGGCGCGAGGAACGCAGAGGAGGCCGTGAGGATAGCGAGACTCGCGCGAGAGCTGGGATGCGGCGACTTCGTAAAAATTGAGGTAATACACGACTCGAAGTATCTTTTGCCCGACAATTACGAAACGATAAAGGCGACCGAGATACTTGCGCGCGAGGGCTTTTTAGTTATGCCGTATATGTACCCCGACCTAAACGCCGCCCGTGCGCTTCGCGACGCGGGAGCCGTATCCGTAATGCCGCTTGCGGCTCCGATAGGCTCGAACAAGGGTCTTGCGACGCGTGAGTTCATCCAGATACTCATAGATGAAATAGACCTTCCTATCATCGTTGACGCGGGCATAGGCCGTCCGAGCCAGGCTTGCGAGGCGATGGAGATGGGCGCGGCGGCCATAATGGCGAACACTGCCATAGCGACGGCGGGCGACATTCCGGCGATGGCCGGCGCATTTAAGGCCGCAATAGAAGCGGGACGCGCGGCTTATCTGTCGGGGCTCGGCAGGGTGATAAGTAAAGGCGCCGTGGCGTCTTCGCCGCTTACGGGATTTTTGGAGGAATAG
- the thiF gene encoding sulfur carrier protein ThiS adenylyltransferase ThiF has protein sequence MVPTKEELLAAADSRFTPEIHEKLQNARVAIAGLGGLGSNAAVMLARCNVGHMLLVDFDEVDMTNLNRQAYGIKDIGRKKTDALFEIIKEINPYLDIKTCCVRVTRENAAELFGDYPIVCEAFDRASEKAMLVNTLLEQCPRTRIVSGSGLAGYGDSNEIRTKRRFKNLYVCGDGESDVERGIGLMAPRVAITSGHEANMIIRMILGEE, from the coding sequence ATGGTACCTACTAAAGAAGAACTGCTTGCCGCTGCCGACAGCAGATTCACGCCCGAGATACACGAAAAACTTCAAAACGCGCGCGTCGCCATAGCGGGGCTAGGTGGCTTGGGATCTAACGCCGCCGTGATGCTTGCGCGCTGCAATGTCGGGCATATGCTGCTCGTCGATTTCGATGAGGTTGACATGACCAATCTGAACAGGCAGGCGTACGGCATAAAGGATATAGGACGAAAAAAGACGGACGCGCTTTTTGAGATAATAAAGGAGATAAACCCGTATCTTGATATAAAGACATGCTGCGTCAGGGTGACGCGCGAGAACGCGGCGGAGCTTTTCGGGGATTATCCCATAGTCTGCGAGGCGTTCGACCGCGCTTCGGAGAAGGCCATGCTCGTAAATACGCTGCTGGAGCAGTGCCCGCGCACACGCATAGTTTCCGGATCGGGACTTGCGGGCTACGGCGACAGCAACGAAATAAGAACGAAAAGACGGTTTAAAAATCTTTACGTCTGCGGAGACGGTGAGAGCGACGTTGAACGCGGCATTGGGCTTATGGCTCCCCGCGTTGCGATAACCTCGGGACACGAGGCCAATATGATAATAAGAATGATCTTGGGAGAAGAATAA
- the thiS gene encoding sulfur carrier protein ThiS, which translates to MIFINGKEESFAGATVAQCLKALNYSTDRIAIEYNGGILPKALYDSTVLCDGDKIEIVHFVGGG; encoded by the coding sequence GTGATATTCATTAACGGGAAAGAAGAGTCGTTTGCGGGCGCGACTGTTGCACAGTGCCTGAAGGCTCTTAACTATTCGACGGATCGCATCGCCATAGAGTATAACGGCGGCATACTGCCGAAAGCGCTGTATGATTCGACCGTGCTTTGTGACGGCGACAAGATAGAGATAGTACATTTTGTGGGGGGCGGCTGA
- a CDS encoding cation transporter: MFKTTLKIEGMMCEKCEAHVNRAVNKNFSVKEVVSSHKNGATEIISEEKLDEAKLAAVIADEGYEMKGASVESL, from the coding sequence ATGTTTAAGACCACTTTAAAAATTGAAGGTATGATGTGTGAAAAGTGCGAGGCGCACGTAAACCGCGCGGTGAATAAAAACTTTTCCGTAAAAGAAGTCGTTTCATCCCATAAGAACGGCGCTACGGAAATAATCTCCGAAGAAAAACTCGACGAGGCGAAGCTTGCGGCCGTCATAGCAGACGAAGGCTACGAAATGAAGGGCGCATCCGTCGAGTCGTTATAA